The DNA segment GGAGCTAAAATACATCCTAATATAAAGTATACAACTTTCTTCATTTATAACTTGTTAGATTAATAAACGGCCGACTAAGCAACCAATATTATCATAACAAGTTGATGCAGTAAAAAAATAGAGAAATAAAAATGAGAATAATAGATTTTTTTCTCATGTTACAAATCTAAGAATTACATCTTCGATTTAATTTTGCCATAACAAATATACAATGTTATTTATATACTCCAAATTTTTATGACAAAATTTTACATCTATTCCCAAATCTTTTCATTTTCAGTAAACTAAGAACTTTTTCGCTATACCTACATAGCGCAGTATACAATCCTTTCAGGCTAGTTTGGCTCAATTAATATTCTTTTTCTTTTTTTTCTATCTTAGGTGCCAACTTTTTCCTATTTACCTCTTTTGTTATTAGGTCTATGATTGATTGTAAACGATTTACTGTCCTTACATCTACAATTCGTCCATTTTTAGATTTTACTTCTGTTATTATTATTTTATAGGAAATACGTCTTAATACAAGGACTAATTCATCGCTGTCGTTATTATAACAGAAAATAGCCCTTCTCTCTACCCAACTAGGTTGCCAAAACCTAAATGCATCTATAAAAAACAGCTCAGAAGCAGCTTCAAACCAAATCTCCTGTCTTGTTTTTATTTGCCTAAAACCATTAATTTCTTCTAACGCCTCAAAATATGGATGGATTCCTAGTTCTTCGATTTCATATACATGCTTATACTTATTGACATGCTCTTTCATTTTTTCAACCGTTAAAGAAAGGCTCAACATTGGTAAACCAACATACTTTTTTGGACAATACATATAAACATACTTTAACGTCACTAAGGGGTCAAATTCTCTGTTGTATTTATACTTAAAGTAGAAGTATAAAAATTTTGCTTCTGTGACTTTCTCTTCTTCCATTATATGCTTGTTGTCTTCAATATAATTTAACAAACAAATAATATCCGATTGCTTTAAAAATTTAAAAAAGTTTAATTCTGTTATTCTCATTTTTCTAGTGTTTTAAGTGATTATTTCTTAACCAGCTTATTCGAATAACATAATTGCTATTAATAGCTTATTTTACATAAAGATTTAATAAGATTTTCTGTTCACTCTCCAAATATAGCTTTCACATTAAGACCAAGAGGTTTCTTCCGCTTCTTTATATATGAATTTTCAGAGCACAATATCGCAATACAGATAACTATAAAATGTTACCTATAACACATTCGTTCAGTAAAAGTCTTCTTATTTTTATCATCTCTCGTATACAATTATGTAATTTGAATAATTGTAACAAGTTTCTGTACTTTGAGTTTATCTGCCTAGGAACATTTAAAAACAGATCTCCTTTTTAATTTTGCCTATACCAAATATAGTTTTTTTTCTTTTCAAAAAGAATTAATTATGCTCTTTTTTGCAAAAAAGCTTTTTTTCTTAATTTTATAAGCTATTTTCTTTATAAAAACCACTATTTATTACCAAATATTGTCTAAAAATAAACTTTAGGGTAAAAAAACAAAGAGTTATTAATGGTTTTATTTAAAATAAAAGTTAATTTTTTTATCTTATTATAATTTTTCAAAACGTTTTCTAATCAGTTGATTTCCGATGTAAATATCCATTAAATAAATACCCTTTGAAAGTTTTTCAACAGGGAAAGCATTTGTTTTTTCTACTTGAACAATCTCCCCCAACAAATCATATATTCTTACTTCATTAATTCTACCCTCAAAATTTATTGTAAGATAATTGATAACAGGGTTAGGAAACACATTAATGTTCTTGAATTCTAAAAAATCAGCTACATTAGTTGATATTATAGCTGTACAATTTGTGGTATCTATACATCCTCCATATGTTATGATAGCTGCAAAACTCCCATTAGATAAAGATGTAAAAGATTGATTAGTTTCTCCTAAAACAATTGAATTTCCATTGTTACAATCAATCCATTGATACGATGCACCACTCTCATTATACAAAGCTGAGATTGTATTCCCCGCAACCGTTACATTGGTATCAATGGAACAACAAGAATAAACTCCTGTAACAAAGGCATTGGTTTGTTCTCGTATAATGGTTGCATGATACCCTAACGGTCCTTGATCGGTTACAAATCCTAAGCCTCCTGTTTGCTCAAAACTATAATACAATACTAAATCACTCTCCTGTCCATTTAAACAATTGTATAAATTATCTGAAAGTTCTGTACTTGTTCTTACATCCTCCCAAATTCTTACCTCATCAATTAAAATAGACTCTTCATTTGGGCTTCCTGCTCCATTTGCTCCTATATATAACTCTGTTCCAAAATTGAAGTTATCAATTCCCAAATTAAACGTTCCATCCAACACTCCATTTAGGTACACTTTTAGTTCATCAGAACCGTCATACGTTGCTGCTATATGTTGCCACGTATTGTAGGTAATTGTTGTATTACCAACACCAGATTGGACGCTTAATCCGTATACTGTTGCCGCAACTTTACCATTACTTATACCTAATTCATATCCACCAAATCCTGAAGGAGTTGTATAGCTATCAATAACATTAACATAGCTATCTGAGGTTGATGGAATATACACCCACGTTTCAATTGTATAAGCATCATTCAATGCTAAATTATTGGTTATATCTACTTGAAGAAAACGATCTTGAAAATTAGGGGTATCAAAATTAGCAACGGCTGAAAATGCTTTACCTCCTTGTGCTATTGAAAAATAGCTAATTCCTAATACTATATATAGTGTGACTAATATTTTATTCATAATCATGATGTTATTTTTTGACAAAAAAAAATAAAAATCATATTCATTAGTTAATCTTTTTATGAATGAACGCATTGCGTTTATGTATGAGTTTTTGTATGAGTTTTTGTATTAAGATGTTACGCATTAACTCCTAGATCTACTCTTCTATATTGATTAATCATCACTTTTTAATAATTAAATAACCATTCCAGTACTATTAAACCTATTTGCTTTGATTAACATTGATCACAGGATAGCGCATCACACTACAAACATCCTAAACAATAAATTAAGTCATCTGCATATACTGCGCAACAGTTTTTGTATTAGGATTATAGAATAAATAATAACAGAAATAACATAAATCTAATTCATAAGAGGTTATTTGTCCAATAAACAAAAAATCTTCTTTAGTTTCTGTATCCACTGGAATGGCAAAACTTGATTGTGCTTTTAATACCAATGGCCCCCAAGTAGGAGGGAAATCGCCACTTGCGGCTCTTTTCATATAATCCATTCGGTTTTTATGTTCCCACTCTTCGTAGCGTTTTTCATCATTTATGCTAACCTCTCCTAAAGGTTCGCAGGGTGTTTCATCCCATATTTTTAAGAATTGACCTTCTAAGTCGGAAACATTTTCTAGTATTTCTTCAATTCCATCTTCAAATGAATCGTCTCCACTGTCATCTATTTCGGTAAATTCTGTTTTTTTATTCTCGAAGTTTAAAAAATAACTGTCTTTAATTTTTCCCTGCTCATCTAACTGTGAAATTGTCCATTCAAACTGTGTCATTTCGTTGTAGAGAATAGGAATTTTTCCATTTAATTCTGCATTAATGTCCTTTAGGTTAATTTGTACCAATGGAATTACCTTGTTTTTCATTACAGAAAAAGCTTCAGGGGTACATATTTTTTCTAAATCGAAAATTAGTTTGTGTGATGTTTGGGTTTTGGATACTTGATAAAAATATACACGTTCTGTATTCATTACTGTATGCAAGTATTGTTCTTTGTAGGTGTTTTTTATTTCTGTCATAATCATTTTTCTTTTTTGTATTCTTTCATAC comes from the Flavobacteriales bacterium genome and includes:
- a CDS encoding T9SS type A sorting domain-containing protein, which codes for MNKILVTLYIVLGISYFSIAQGGKAFSAVANFDTPNFQDRFLQVDITNNLALNDAYTIETWVYIPSTSDSYVNVIDSYTTPSGFGGYELGISNGKVAATVYGLSVQSGVGNTTITYNTWQHIAATYDGSDELKVYLNGVLDGTFNLGIDNFNFGTELYIGANGAGSPNEESILIDEVRIWEDVRTSTELSDNLYNCLNGQESDLVLYYSFEQTGGLGFVTDQGPLGYHATIIREQTNAFVTGVYSCCSIDTNVTVAGNTISALYNESGASYQWIDCNNGNSIVLGETNQSFTSLSNGSFAAIITYGGCIDTTNCTAIISTNVADFLEFKNINVFPNPVINYLTINFEGRINEVRIYDLLGEIVQVEKTNAFPVEKLSKGIYLMDIYIGNQLIRKRFEKL